The Flavobacterium piscisymbiosum genome includes a region encoding these proteins:
- a CDS encoding oxidoreductase — MRKVIFFFGALILLMSFKALNHNDERSFYNGFTSIQIDTLFQDKISIRAISIDKNKIWYGADNSRFGYYDLDKKEKFEDRIYRDTLNLEFRSIAQNSQSIFLLSVGNPALLYQVSKKTQKVKLVYKEVNPKVFYDSMQFWNDKEGIAIGDPTEDTFSIIVTRDGGETWTKILSDKLPTNAEGEAAFAASNSNIVIKGNDTWLVSGGKKARVFYSADKAKTWKVIETPIVQGKTMTGIFTADFYDAKHGFIAGGDYELPNKKTDNKAFTTDGGNTWKLIGQEMGFGYASCVQYVPGGNGKEIICVGSEGIQYSQNGGENWTQLSTDTKFFTIRFINRNTAIAAGHNKVVRLRFK; from the coding sequence ATGAGAAAAGTAATATTTTTTTTCGGTGCTTTAATTTTATTAATGTCCTTTAAAGCGCTGAATCATAATGATGAAAGATCATTTTATAATGGTTTTACTTCAATACAAATAGATACTTTATTTCAGGATAAAATTAGTATTAGAGCGATCTCAATCGACAAGAATAAAATTTGGTACGGAGCTGATAATTCCCGATTTGGATATTATGATTTAGATAAAAAAGAGAAGTTTGAAGATCGTATTTATCGTGATACTCTAAATCTGGAATTTAGAAGTATTGCTCAAAATTCTCAAAGCATATTTTTGCTAAGTGTAGGAAATCCTGCATTGCTTTATCAGGTTTCAAAAAAAACTCAGAAAGTTAAGTTAGTTTATAAGGAAGTGAACCCCAAGGTGTTTTACGACAGCATGCAATTTTGGAATGATAAGGAAGGAATAGCAATTGGCGATCCCACAGAAGATACTTTTTCGATTATTGTAACGCGTGATGGCGGAGAAACCTGGACAAAAATATTGTCTGATAAATTGCCTACGAATGCCGAGGGCGAAGCTGCTTTTGCTGCTAGTAATTCGAATATTGTAATAAAAGGAAATGACACATGGCTGGTTTCAGGAGGAAAAAAAGCTCGTGTATTCTACTCTGCGGATAAAGCTAAAACATGGAAAGTTATTGAAACTCCTATTGTGCAGGGAAAAACAATGACCGGTATTTTTACGGCAGATTTTTACGATGCCAAACACGGATTTATTGCTGGTGGTGATTATGAACTTCCGAACAAAAAAACAGATAACAAAGCGTTTACTACAGATGGTGGAAATACCTGGAAATTAATAGGTCAGGAAATGGGTTTTGGATACGCATCGTGCGTGCAATACGTTCCGGGAGGAAATGGTAAAGAAATTATATGCGTGGGTTCTGAGGGAATACAATATTCTCAGAATGGAGGTGAAAACTGGACGCAATTATCAACGGATACGAAATTTTTTACCATTCGTTTTATAAATAGAAACACTGCAATTGCTGCAGGACATAATAAAGTAGTAAGACTTCGTTTTAAATAG
- a CDS encoding KUP/HAK/KT family potassium transporter: protein MSASHKNLHSKLSIGGLLITLGIIYGDIGTSPLYVMKAILGDYAINSDIVLGGISCVFWTLTLQTTIKYVLITLSADNHGEGGIFALYALVKKTKIQWLIVPAIIGGSALLADGIITPPISISSAVEGIRAFYPTMETRTIVYIVIGILFVLFSIQQFGTKLVGKFFAPMMLIWFAMLGTLGTIQIINHPEVIKAVNPYYAYHLLSIHPDGFFVLGFVFLCTTGAEALYSDMGHCGRKNIRISWIFVKTTLVLNYFGQAAYLIHHEGSTLQQLGGENGNPFYLIMPHWFLPFGIVVATLAAVIASQALISGSFTLINEAMRLNFWPKVKIKYPTEVKGQLYIPSINWLLFFGCVGIVLHFEKSGNMEHAYGLAIILCMIMTTILLNYYLIMKRVKLYLMVPLITIYLLIEFSFLIANITKFAEGGYVTLIIAMILISIMTIWYLAKKINKSYTKIIKIDDYKKVLMELSEDLSIPKYATHLVYMTNANRVDELEEKVIYSILQKRPKRADIYWFVHVNILTEPYKTQYKVTEIAKDDIYRIDFNLGFREPTKINLMFREVIRDMVKRGEVDITSRYESLNKNNIIGDFKFVLSEKFLSNDNDLRWHENIIMNSYFFIKKLSLSEERAFGLDSSSVKIEKFPMVLHAPENIGLTRIIK from the coding sequence ATGAGCGCATCGCATAAAAACTTACATAGTAAGTTGTCTATAGGGGGTTTATTGATAACATTAGGGATTATTTATGGAGATATCGGTACTTCTCCATTATATGTAATGAAAGCCATACTTGGTGATTATGCCATTAATTCTGATATTGTTTTAGGTGGGATTTCATGTGTCTTCTGGACTTTGACTTTACAAACCACCATAAAGTATGTTCTTATCACTCTAAGCGCTGATAATCATGGCGAAGGTGGTATTTTCGCATTGTATGCACTGGTCAAAAAAACCAAAATTCAATGGCTTATTGTCCCCGCCATTATTGGGGGAAGTGCTTTACTAGCCGATGGAATTATTACTCCTCCTATCTCGATATCATCTGCTGTAGAAGGAATCAGGGCATTTTACCCTACAATGGAAACCCGAACAATTGTTTACATTGTTATCGGAATCTTATTTGTTCTATTTTCCATACAACAATTTGGAACCAAGCTAGTTGGGAAGTTTTTCGCTCCAATGATGTTAATTTGGTTTGCCATGTTAGGAACTCTTGGAACGATACAAATTATAAATCATCCTGAGGTAATAAAAGCCGTAAATCCTTACTATGCTTACCATTTATTATCTATTCACCCTGATGGTTTCTTTGTACTTGGATTTGTATTTTTATGTACAACAGGTGCTGAAGCTTTGTACTCTGACATGGGACACTGTGGAAGAAAAAACATTAGAATCAGCTGGATTTTTGTAAAAACAACTTTAGTCTTAAATTACTTTGGTCAGGCAGCATATTTAATTCACCATGAAGGAAGTACATTACAACAATTAGGCGGAGAAAACGGAAATCCTTTCTATTTAATCATGCCGCATTGGTTTCTTCCGTTTGGGATTGTAGTTGCAACTTTGGCTGCCGTTATCGCTTCTCAGGCTCTTATTAGTGGATCATTTACTCTGATTAACGAAGCCATGAGATTGAATTTCTGGCCAAAAGTAAAAATCAAATACCCTACTGAGGTTAAAGGTCAATTATACATCCCATCAATCAACTGGTTATTATTCTTTGGTTGTGTCGGAATCGTTTTACACTTCGAAAAATCAGGAAATATGGAGCATGCCTATGGTCTTGCTATCATTTTATGTATGATCATGACTACTATTTTGCTTAATTATTATTTAATAATGAAAAGAGTAAAATTGTATTTGATGGTGCCGCTTATCACAATTTATTTACTAATAGAATTCAGTTTCTTAATTGCCAATATTACCAAATTTGCAGAAGGTGGTTACGTAACGTTAATTATTGCGATGATCCTGATTTCGATCATGACGATCTGGTATCTGGCTAAGAAAATTAATAAAAGCTACACTAAAATCATCAAAATTGACGATTATAAGAAAGTATTAATGGAGCTAAGCGAAGACTTATCTATTCCTAAATACGCAACGCATTTGGTGTATATGACCAATGCCAATCGTGTAGATGAACTAGAGGAAAAAGTAATTTACTCTATCTTGCAAAAACGCCCAAAAAGAGCTGATATTTATTGGTTTGTTCACGTAAACATTTTGACTGAACCATACAAAACACAATATAAAGTTACCGAGATCGCAAAAGACGATATTTACAGAATCGATTTTAATTTAGGATTTAGAGAACCTACCAAAATCAATTTGATGTTTAGAGAAGTAATTCGCGATATGGTAAAACGTGGCGAAGTGGACATTACCAGCCGTTACGAATCTTTGAACAAAAACAATATTATTGGTGATTTCAAATTTGTATTGTCTGAGAAATTCTTATCAAACGATAATGATTTAAGATGGCACGAAAATATTATCATGAACTCTTATTTCTTTATCAAGAAACTGAGTTTGTCTGAAGAAAGAGCTTTTGGTTTAGACAGTAGTTCGGTAAAAATAGAAAAATTCCCAATGGTGCTTCACGCTCCGGAAAACATCGGACTGACCCGAATTATCAAATAA
- a CDS encoding RsmB/NOP family class I SAM-dependent RNA methyltransferase — MRLHRNLVYTTIDSLNAIFNEGEYADKVVARALKKDKRWGSSDRKFVAETIYEIVRWKRLYAEIAEVKEPFDRENLWRMFAVWAVLRGYPIPDWKQLEGTPERKIKGRFDELSKIRALKESIPDWMDELGVKELGEKVWATEIAAQNQPAKVILRTNTLKGTKESLRNTLMDLNIETEYLKDQPEALVLKERANVFLTDAFKQGLFEVQDANSQLVAGFMDVKPGMRVVDTCAGAGGKTLHIASLMENKGQLIAMDLYESKLKQLKLRAKRNGAFNIEYRIIDTTKVIKKLHEKADRVLIDAPCSGLGVLKRNPDAKWKLKPEFIDNIRKVQAEVLESYSKIVKPGGKLVYATCSVLPSENQEQVEKFLKTEIGKQFTFIKDRKILASESGFDGFYMALLERKDAVIKE, encoded by the coding sequence ATGAGATTACACAGAAATTTAGTTTATACTACCATCGATTCTTTAAATGCAATTTTCAATGAAGGAGAATATGCAGACAAAGTGGTAGCAAGAGCATTAAAAAAAGACAAACGTTGGGGAAGTTCTGACAGGAAGTTTGTTGCTGAAACGATATACGAAATTGTTCGTTGGAAACGATTATACGCAGAAATTGCCGAAGTAAAAGAACCTTTCGACAGAGAGAATTTATGGAGAATGTTCGCAGTTTGGGCAGTTTTAAGAGGTTACCCAATACCGGATTGGAAACAACTGGAAGGAACTCCTGAAAGAAAAATAAAAGGACGTTTTGACGAACTTTCTAAAATTAGAGCCTTAAAAGAATCTATTCCGGACTGGATGGATGAATTGGGTGTAAAAGAACTTGGCGAAAAAGTTTGGGCTACAGAAATTGCAGCTCAAAACCAGCCTGCTAAAGTTATTTTAAGAACCAATACGCTTAAAGGAACCAAAGAAAGTCTGAGAAACACGTTGATGGATTTGAATATTGAAACAGAATATTTAAAAGACCAGCCTGAAGCCTTGGTTTTAAAAGAAAGAGCAAACGTATTTTTGACAGACGCTTTTAAACAAGGACTTTTTGAAGTTCAGGATGCCAACTCACAACTAGTAGCCGGTTTTATGGATGTAAAACCAGGAATGCGTGTGGTGGATACTTGCGCAGGTGCAGGAGGAAAAACATTGCATATCGCTTCTTTGATGGAAAACAAAGGACAATTGATTGCAATGGATTTGTACGAAAGCAAATTGAAACAATTGAAATTAAGAGCTAAAAGAAATGGTGCTTTTAATATTGAATACAGAATCATCGACACTACAAAAGTGATCAAAAAATTACACGAAAAAGCAGATCGTGTTTTAATTGATGCACCTTGTAGCGGTTTAGGAGTTCTTAAAAGAAACCCGGATGCCAAATGGAAATTGAAACCTGAATTTATTGATAACATTCGTAAAGTACAGGCAGAAGTTTTAGAAAGCTATTCTAAAATTGTAAAACCAGGCGGAAAGTTAGTATATGCAACTTGTTCTGTTTTACCATCTGAAAATCAGGAGCAGGTAGAAAAATTCTTAAAAACCGAAATCGGAAAACAATTTACTTTCATAAAAGATCGTAAAATTCTAGCTTCTGAATCTGGTTTTGATGGATTTTATATGGCGTTGTTAGAACGTAAAGATGCAGTAATTAAAGAATAA
- a CDS encoding bacteriocin codes for MKLILNLPSVQVLSKNELKQIKGGDYIYYLNGYQMRCSKPLTQTPTCQNIPTYCLISPDMCPVDLS; via the coding sequence ATGAAACTTATTCTAAATCTCCCAAGTGTTCAGGTGCTAAGCAAGAATGAACTAAAACAAATTAAAGGTGGTGATTATATTTATTATTTAAATGGTTATCAAATGCGTTGCTCAAAACCATTAACACAAACTCCTACCTGCCAAAATATACCAACATATTGTTTGATTTCGCCAGATATGTGTCCTGTAGATTTATCCTAG
- a CDS encoding AMP-binding protein has protein sequence MSKLTHKNVHNYFKINGFHLNADELRRVAYDYIKEGGSNEAAIGEFLLDWFDNKEYIEMKTSGTTGLPKLVRLEKQAMIQSALGTGDFFELEPGNTALLCLPVQFIAGKMMLVRAIILGLELDIVAPSTQPLVLNTKVYDFVAMVPLQVQNSIDALKNVKKLIVGGAKMDTALEEKVLPLIKTEVYETYGMTETITHIAARKVGENVFTVLPNAKISQDDRGCLVITVATISDEPIVTNDLVELIRENQFIFLGRIDNVINSGGVKLIPEQIEAKLIGKINRRFFVTGVPDTSLGEKLILVIEGEKQEFAPEFFDVLDKYEKPKEIVFVPKFKENENGKLLRKPSLV, from the coding sequence ATGTCAAAATTAACACACAAAAATGTTCACAACTATTTTAAGATAAATGGTTTTCATTTAAACGCTGACGAGTTGCGCCGTGTTGCTTATGATTATATAAAGGAAGGTGGCAGCAATGAAGCCGCGATAGGAGAGTTTTTGCTCGATTGGTTCGATAATAAGGAGTATATCGAGATGAAAACTTCCGGAACCACCGGGCTTCCAAAACTAGTGCGATTAGAAAAACAAGCGATGATTCAGTCTGCTTTAGGGACTGGAGATTTTTTCGAATTAGAACCGGGAAATACGGCTTTGCTTTGTTTGCCTGTACAATTTATTGCGGGCAAAATGATGCTGGTGCGCGCTATTATTTTGGGTCTGGAATTGGATATTGTAGCGCCGAGCACACAGCCATTGGTCCTTAATACAAAAGTATATGATTTTGTAGCTATGGTACCTTTGCAGGTTCAGAATTCGATTGATGCTTTAAAAAATGTCAAAAAACTAATTGTAGGCGGAGCTAAAATGGATACCGCTCTTGAAGAGAAAGTTTTACCGTTGATAAAAACCGAAGTTTATGAGACTTATGGTATGACGGAAACTATTACTCATATCGCTGCGAGAAAAGTGGGAGAGAATGTTTTTACCGTTTTGCCAAATGCAAAAATTAGTCAGGATGATCGCGGATGTTTGGTGATCACTGTTGCTACTATTTCTGACGAACCAATTGTTACCAATGATTTAGTCGAGTTGATAAGAGAGAATCAATTTATTTTTCTGGGAAGAATTGATAATGTTATAAATAGTGGAGGAGTGAAGCTTATTCCCGAGCAGATAGAAGCAAAACTGATTGGTAAGATAAATAGAAGATTCTTTGTAACCGGAGTTCCGGATACTTCTTTGGGCGAAAAATTAATTTTGGTTATTGAAGGCGAGAAACAAGAATTTGCGCCGGAGTTTTTTGATGTTTTAGATAAATATGAAAAACCAAAAGAGATTGTTTTTGTCCCGAAGTTTAAAGAAAACGAAAACGGGAAGTTGTTGCGTAAGCCAAGCTTGGTTTAA
- a CDS encoding CPBP family intramembrane glutamic endopeptidase: protein MFLEQGIKSQNKFWLYLIGSVLIIIASFIGQIPFSVAVLAKTLTGKQVIPTDNAAVMKIFEPNLTLFLVMISFAFAFVGIYYVVKYLHHQTLLSVTTSRKQVDWKRIFFSFFLWSFFTILSFVVVYLNAPENFIWNFKLIPFLILVVVGAILIPIQTSTEEYVFRGYLMQGFANLALNRWFPLVMTSLIFGLMHIFNPEVAKMGYVIMVYYIGTGLFLGVITLMDEGIELALGFHAANNLIGALLVTSDWSVFQTHSLFKDLSEPSAGLDVILPVVIIYPVLLFIFSKKYNWTNWKEKLTGKINVVEISNQL from the coding sequence ATGTTTTTAGAGCAAGGAATTAAATCTCAGAATAAGTTTTGGTTGTATCTTATAGGGTCAGTTTTAATTATTATCGCGTCATTTATAGGTCAGATTCCTTTTTCGGTTGCGGTTTTGGCTAAAACTTTGACTGGTAAACAAGTAATTCCAACTGATAATGCTGCGGTTATGAAAATCTTCGAACCAAATCTTACCTTGTTTTTGGTCATGATTTCGTTTGCTTTTGCATTTGTGGGTATTTATTATGTGGTAAAGTATTTGCATCATCAAACACTTTTATCGGTTACCACGTCAAGAAAACAGGTCGATTGGAAACGTATTTTTTTCTCCTTTTTTCTCTGGTCTTTTTTTACAATACTAAGTTTTGTAGTGGTGTATTTAAACGCTCCGGAAAATTTTATATGGAATTTTAAATTAATTCCTTTTTTGATTTTAGTTGTTGTAGGAGCGATTTTAATCCCAATTCAAACCAGTACAGAAGAATATGTATTTAGAGGATATTTGATGCAGGGATTTGCGAATCTGGCCCTTAACAGATGGTTTCCGCTGGTAATGACATCGCTTATATTTGGATTGATGCATATTTTTAATCCGGAAGTTGCCAAAATGGGTTATGTTATTATGGTTTATTATATAGGAACCGGTTTATTTTTGGGTGTCATTACCCTTATGGATGAAGGAATTGAGCTGGCTTTGGGCTTTCATGCGGCCAATAATTTAATTGGTGCTTTGTTGGTTACTTCAGATTGGTCGGTTTTTCAAACCCATTCTCTTTTTAAAGATTTATCAGAGCCATCTGCTGGCCTGGATGTTATATTGCCGGTTGTAATAATCTATCCAGTTTTACTTTTTATTTTTAGCAAAAAATACAATTGGACTAACTGGAAAGAAAAATTAACGGGTAAAATAAATGTTGTAGAAATTTCAAATCAATTATAA
- the arsC gene encoding arsenate reductase (glutaredoxin) (This arsenate reductase requires both glutathione and glutaredoxin to convert arsenate to arsenite, after which the efflux transporter formed by ArsA and ArsB can extrude the arsenite from the cell, providing resistance.) has translation MIQIYHNPRCGKSRNCLAFIEQTNQQYEIIPYLTETPSFDELKALLEKLNLQPIELVRTKEKIWIENYKGKELTNDQIVQTMIDNPILIERPIVIKDGKAIIGRDLDKMASFLD, from the coding sequence ATGATACAAATTTACCATAACCCACGTTGCGGAAAATCAAGAAATTGCCTGGCTTTTATCGAGCAAACCAATCAGCAATATGAAATCATTCCGTACCTGACAGAAACTCCCTCTTTTGATGAATTAAAAGCATTACTGGAGAAATTAAATTTACAACCAATTGAATTAGTTCGAACTAAAGAAAAAATATGGATCGAAAATTATAAAGGAAAAGAATTAACGAATGACCAAATCGTTCAGACTATGATTGATAATCCTATTTTAATAGAACGCCCGATTGTTATAAAAGACGGGAAAGCTATTATTGGAAGAGATTTAGACAAAATGGCTTCTTTTTTAGATTGA